Below is a genomic region from Phoenix dactylifera cultivar Barhee BC4 unplaced genomic scaffold, palm_55x_up_171113_PBpolish2nd_filt_p 000841F, whole genome shotgun sequence.
ACCATGGTTGATTCGACGAGATTAGCTGGCTGCAGGGTTAGCGAGCTGCTGACCTTAGAGGGGGGTCgatggagggaggagatgaTCCGGGAGGTCTTTGGGGAGCAGTTGGCGGAGTCGGTTCTGTCTCTTCCGGTTCCCATCGGTGGGGGGGCGACAGGCTAGTATGGATCCCGATGGGACGGACGCGGGTGCATGTTAGAGATCTCCGTGCATTGATCGGTAGGAAGCCAGCTCGTCAGATTGAGGGTGGTTGGATATGGAGGTTGCGGATTCACCTGTGAGTGGCTttattcatctggaaggtggcctgagGCTGCCTTCCTACGAGGAGCTTGTTAGTCCGGCATGGCATGGCGGTCTCTCAGTGCTGTGAGGAGTGTGCAGATAGTGAGGAGACGATCGAGCATATCCTTCTGTAGTGTCCCAGAGCTAGAGAGATATGGAGGAGATCACCAGTCCTACTGCCCGACTCGATAGTTTCTGCGCAGGATATGATTCAGATGTTGAGAGCCTCCACGTTGAGCCCCCGATCTGTGGAGGTAGGGATTTTAGTGGCATACTTGTCCTATCACATTTGGTTGATAGGAATGCCGGCCTATTTGAGGGGAGGAGGTCGTCCCCGAGGAGGGTGGTGGATAGAGCGATGCTATATGCGAGGGAGGTTCTTGAGGCTATCGTTCGTTTTTCTTCTGAGATAgttagggacatctggggtactctCCACGCTGATTCAGCGCCCTGTTttgcccttgtttcttgggtacccccaccccttggctatCTCAAAGTAATTTCGACGGCAGTCGGTCAGTGGATGGTGCGGCTGGAGGGGTTGGATTTGTGGTTAGGGACCACCATGGTAGGTTGATAGCAGCAGGAGGGCGGCGCACGCCTGGACTCACGGTGGTTGGAGCAGAGTTGCGGGCGGCTTGGGAGGGTATATCCTATGTGTGGCAGGTACTTGGTGTGGAGCGGGTCTGccttgagggagattcatctGTGGTTATCGACTGGCTCCGAGGGGCGGATCGGTTTGGGGATGGTCATCCCCTCATTCGGGAGGCCCGTAGGATGGTGCGGTTGATGGGTGATGTTCAGATAGGACATGTGTTCAGagaggcgaacagggctgcaGACTGGATTGCTTCTTATGTTGCCCGGCATTCCGGAGATTTTACTTGGACGTCTGATTATGACGTTCATCCTTATTTGCATCTTTTACTTTTCCGTGATTTAGCaggttgtactcacgttagagttatatgaaatgagtagccgcttttaccaaaaaaaaaaaaagaatcttgaGGCGCCGCCAAAACTACTAGATAAACACCATCCACAACTCATCAAGTGGTGGCATGTGTAGACAAAAGTAATCTTTATTTCCTTCTTGTTTTTAATTGTTGGTAAGCTAGAAACTATCTTTAACCATTTCAATATACTAGGGTTTTGGTTTTCCTAATTCTACCATAAATAGTATAGAATTAAATTTATGAAAAAATGGACACTGATCATTTGCGGTCTTTTTGgttttgtttctattttttcctaattaatatattaaagGTTTTAAATCTATTAATCTCCATCTCAGTGAGTAACCGAGGTAGAGATAATTGAGATTTTTTTCATCTTACAGAAAGATTAGGTTAAATAAGAAACCTAGAAGATTTGCAATATATTTCAATCTTACACTAATATTCAGGATTTGGGATATCGAAAGCCCAATTAATTATGATAAACCTAATATTAAATAGTATTATAATAGGCaactaattaaaatatttattcattagaagttattttaaatttataaacatCTAATTAGGAAATCTCAACTAATATATTGATATTGCATCAGCCAAGATAATAGGTTATATTGATAAATCAAGCTAGACAGCTAACAGCTAACAGCTACTAGAGAGACGGCCAAATAGAGATAGAGCTCCAGAATTTGGGCAAAAAAGGAGTGGAGGTAACCCGAGGGCCTTCTTAAGCTCATCGAAGGCTTGCTGATATTTCTCGGTCCCAAGGTCCGCTGTACTGGGTCCAATAGGTGTACCGATCGCCAACCGGACCAGTACAACTTCGGTTCGTACCGAAATCAGGCGGTAGGAACTGGCCAACTCTTCTCCGCCGgagccgaagaagaagaagagaacgaaAGAAAGCATGGggaaaagagggagggaggataCTTGGGGCCACCATCAGAGAGCCGTAGAGGGGGGGCGGAGCCCGGCGGGGGCGAGAGAACCCGCGGAGGCGCGGAGAAGGCCGAGGCCGCGGCCTCCGCCGTGCCCCTGCCGGTTCCCTTATCCCCCTCCGGGCTCTGCTGCCCCCTAGCCTCCGCCGCCCCTTTGCGGCTCTCTGATGGTGGCCCCAAgtatcctccctccctctctttctcgcgctctctctccttctcttcgtcttcttcatcTCCGGCACAGAACTGGCCAGTACCGATTTCCACGGCTCTGGCGTACCGGTAGCTGGTCGGACTGGCTCGGTATACCATGCTCGGTCCACTCAAAATTCTTGATGCTCATTGAGGCCTGGAAGAAAGGAAAGTCCTTGTCAGCTGACCTTGGAATGAATCTACTTAGCGTAGCAACTTGTACTGTGAGGTGTTGGCCCTCTTTCACTATCCTCGATGGGGTTATCTCTTGAAGAGCTTGAATCTTCTCAACATTTGCTTCTATTCCCCACCACATCATTGTGAACCCTAGAAATTTTTCAAAGGATACTCCATAGGTGTAGTTCTTGAGATTAATCTTCATCCTATAGTAGCATTGAATCCACCTTATCTAGGTCGGCAATGTACTACTTGGCCTTTAAGCTCTTCACCAGCGTGTTGTCTAAGCCTCCACATTGTGGTCAATTTGATTCTTGAAGATCTTGATCACTAGCCGCTCATATGTGGCCCCAACGTTCTTTAGGCCAAAGGGGATGACCTTATAGTAGTACGACCCCCTTTCTGTGATGAAAGATGTCTTCTTCTCATCTGCAGGGTGCACCTTGATTTGGTTGTATTTAGAGAAGATGTTCATGAAGCTAATAGCTCATGTACGAAGTGGCATCTAACAGCTGATCAATTCTCAAAAATGAAAAGCTATCCTTTGAGCAGGCCTTATTGAGGTCGGTGAAGTCAATgtagatttttcattttttatgggCCTTCCTCACCATTACCGCATTAGCTAGCCATTCTGGGTAGCAAACGTCCATGATGAATCCATCCTGGAGAAGCTTGCCAAATTTTTCATTGATAGCATGTTGCCTCTCTGGAGTGAAGCTATATTCTTTTATAGGACAGGCTTGTGAGTGGGTCCACATTAGGCTAGTGTACCACCACTAAAACACTAATGCATGATATATATACAGTTATCCATGCAAAAACATCTAAGTTAGATTTAAGAAATGGACTAGTTGAGCTCGTAGCTCGAGTTTCAATAGAGAACCAATTTACACCGTCTAAGAAATGTTCCTTCTTGTAGGGGCACCGAGACCAGATTCTCCATAGGCGCCCCCTACTCCCTCAGCTCGTCTTAGACATCTAGGCCTTTAATGGGGAATGCTTCTTTGTTTCTCGCTTTGATTAAAGTCATGTAGCATTGTTCAGCAATTACTTGATCTCCTCAAACTTCGCCGATCCCGTGCTCTTTCAGGAACTTCATTCCCAAGTGGTAAATGGAGGTGATCGCCTTCATTGCATTGAGGGTTAGTCATCTAATGATGATATTGTAGGCAGAGGAAATGGGATGACTAGGAAATCACCATCACCATCACCTATTGAGGTGAGCAACCGATAGTGATGGGCAGCATGATGATCCCCTTCGGTTGCACTGAGTTCTCCATGAAGCTGACTAGAGGAGCTTTGATCGGCTTGAGCCGGTTATTCAAGATCTTCATTTTCCCCCATGCCTCATGGTATAAGACGTCAACTGAGCTACCATTGTCTACGAGGATCCTCTTCACTTCCAAATTCGCAATGGTCATGGTACAACTAAAGCATCATCATGAGGGGCATGGATGCCCTGCAGGCTCTCCTATTCTTGGCTTCTTGGGGAACTGGTCCTCCATTCTTATCTAGCTGACATAATATCTCCAAATTAAGttgctctctctcctcttctagcGGATCCAATGGCTATGACTTTGATGACCCCGACTGTAGTTCTATTGTTGGGGGAGCGCTAGGTCGGGGGGCACTCTGCGAGCGAGGGTCGGTCTCTTCTCCTACATTGTCCTTGGCCACATTTGATGAAATGGTCAATGTAGCTGTGCAGGACGAGCTTCTCAAACTCATCCTTCAGCTGCCAACACTCATCTATATCATGCCCGTGTTCATGGTGGAAGAGGTAGTACTTAATTTCGAATGCTTCTGGCCAGATCTGGTCTTATCTTCTCCGACCATTGGACATATCTCACTCCCAGGATACTCATAAGGACATCGATCCATGAGGTATTGAAGGGAGTGTAGTTTTCATACATCCAAGGTGGAGTTTTTAGACACCACAAGATCTCCCTCTACTCCACTGGCTTCTTCTTATGGTGGGTCATCTCATCATCTTGATCCTTCCACTTTTTCTCTACTCGATCGTTGCCTGACTCTCTCAGAGCATTCTTAGTCTCCTTGGCATTGATGTACTTTCTTGCTTGAGCAAGGAGCTTTGAGAGGTCCTTGGGGGGCTTCTTGCAAAGAGAGAAGCTGAATTGGATATTCTTTAGGCCATTCGTTAGGGTTGCTATAGCTACAGTCTAGTCGAGGTCATGGACCTTCGACGCTTCGGTGTTGAAGGGTTGATGAACTTGCGGAGGGTCTCATCCCACTTTTGCTTGATCTTCATCAAGGTGATAGAGGTCTTATAGTGATTGTGGTTGCTGATAAAGTGCACAACGAACCTCTGTTGAGCTAGTCGATTGAGCCAATCGATTGCAGCTGAAGGCTAGAACAACATACTTGCGAAGCCCTTTTTAACATGGCTGCAAAGAGAGGACGTATAATGGCATTGGACGCTCCATGTAAAAGCAAGAGTGCCTTGGAGGATTCCATGTAGTCGACAAGGTCTATTATGCCATCATATGGCTCCACCTAGGGCATCTTAAATCTTAGAGGAAGAGACTCTTCCATGATTTGCTTGGTGAAGGCCAGCATGTTGTTGAGGGAAGGCTTGCTCAAAATGTCGATCCTTTTTCCCTCACCTCCTCCATGACCTGGGCTAGGTTCTCATCCATTTTATCAAGCCAAAGGGTCAGATCAATCCTCGACTCCTACTAGGTCTACCGCCTCTAGGTTGCTGCACCGGTCGTTCCTTCTCTAGAACTAGGTTCCTAACAAGATTAATTAGGCCCTGGACTTATTGGAGATTGTTGAATTGCTATGTGGTCAGCAATGCTTTGGAAGATGGTTGCGGCGATAGATAGCCACGATTGAGGGAGATGGGATTCCTTTAGATAGCAAGCTGTAGACATGTTAGGGAGGTTCCTCCTTCTTGGAGGCATGGCATCTCGTTCATTTTTCCACAAACGACGCTAATTTGTTGCTACCGATCTTCAGAACCCTAATATAAGTAGCTTTTGTTAGTTTGCAAGACAGCAAACAAGGTCAGAGAGCATGCCTCTAGTTGTTGTCTGAGGTGAGAGGGCCCGAGTCGGCTCGATACTGAGGTGAATTGTCATCTGGCTGAGTCGGAAAACTCGACCTCAGAGGTCTGTTGTTTCTGCTCTATTCAGCTTGGCCATCCGGTTGTTGCTGGAGCTTGAATTATATCAAGGAGGTGTTAGAGTTGCCACATTGCTATGAGCTGGTCGAATCTGACCATGACACTATCGCCATGCCCATGTGATGCCATAGTTTCACTCCCTTGTTGCTCACCCAATCCAAAATGCTGGAAGGTGCTTGTCGAGCTTGAGTGCTTGACGTAATAGCAAATTTCAGCCGGCTCGATGAGCAACGAGCCGACCTGGAGCGAGCCGAGCAGTTCCATCTGGACTTGGTGCATCTTCAAGCCGGGCCCAGCTCGCTTACATTAAGCTGGGCCCCATCCACCCCGGCCTTCACACGTTCGTTGGGCGCCGGCATCTCTCTAAACCCGCACCCGTTTTCTGTATAAATTGATCCACGCCCTCCTCTCCTCACCCCCAGAGTTCGGACATCAAATCCAAGTCCATTTTCTCCCGTTTCCATTGACGAGATCCCTCCCTATCTCTTAAAAGTCTCCACCCATGGCGGCGTCTGTCGACAACCGGCAGTTCGACCGCCTCAATCCGGGCAGCGGCCTTGGCAACCCGGTGGGAGCAGCAGCGAATAACTTTCAGAATACCCACCGTTCCAACTCCCCTGTTCGGGGCTGCAGCTTCCCGCCCCTTCTCCCCCTGCCCCCCGCCGGCGACCGGCATGGCCGCGACAAGACCTACCACGACTCctccgacgacgacgacgacgacgaggaGGAGGGAACCGACTGGAAAATCGTCTACGGTGTCGGCAGCAGCCACCTGGAGGTGGAGCCGTCGATCAACGATCCTCGGGACGAGGCGACGTCGGACAGCTGGGTGGAGCGGAACCCCTCTCTCATCCGCCTCACCGGGAAGCATCCTTTCAACTGCGAGCCCCCGCTGGCTCGGCTTATGCACCACGGCTTCATCACCCCGGTCCCCCTCCACTACGTCCGCAACCACGGCGCCGTGCCCCGCGCCGACTGGGACGCCTGGACCATCGACATCACCGGCCTTGTCAAGCGTCCCACCCGGCTCACCATGGACGAGCTGGTCCGCGGCTTCGCCCCGCTCGAGATCCCCGTGACCTTGGTCTGCGCCGGTAACCGGCGCAAGGAGCAGAACATGCTGCGCCAGTCGGTGGGCTTCAACTGGGGCCCCGCCGCCGTGTCCACTTCGGTGTGGCGAGGCGCGCGGCTCCGGGACGTGCTGCGCCGGTGCGGAGTGATGGGTCGGAAGGACGGCGCCTTCCACGTGTGCTTCGAGGGGGCGGAGGACCTCCCCGGCGGCGGGGGTTCCAAGTACGGGACAAGCCTCCGGCGAGAGGTGGCCATGGACCCGTCGAGGGATATTATGCTGGCCTACATGCAGAACGGCGAGCTGCTCTCCCCGGACCACGGGTTCCCGTTGCGGGTGATCATACCGGGGTTCATCGGCGGCCGGATGGTGAAGTGGCTCAAGCGGATCATAGTCACCCCTCAGGAGTCCGACAACTACTACCATTACCGGGATAACCGGGTCCTCCCTTCCCATATTGATGCCGAGATCGCGAACTCTGAAGGTATTAATTAAATTGAATCTAACTGAAAAAATTTCGTCTTGTTCTTTCTCTTCACCCTCTAATTGATTTAGAAGAGGACTAATTGATTGTTTTCATGGACTCTTTTGGTTTGAAAAGCTTGGTGGTATAAGCCTGAGTATATCATCAACGAGCTGAACATTAACTCGGTGATCACCGCACCGGGTCACGACGAGATCCTTCCCATCAACTCATTCACCACGCAAAGGCCATATACCATGAAGGGTTACGCATATTCCGGTGAGTCGACGACTTTAATTTCTTACCTGTTTTTAGCCTGTAAGTTCCTGAGATATATTCATCAGCTTTTGTTTTGCACAATAACAATGAAATAAGACCAAGAAAGCGATCAAAAGTCTCAATATGTTATATTTGCTATTTTTATTCCACATTATAGCTTGGGTTCCAAATTATTACCTCATTTCCTGTCGCAATTCTATCATTTTTCAAACTGCACGACTTTCTAAACGCGGTTGGACTAAGTATACAGGCCAGGAGATTACGATCACCACACAATTATTTTCGAAAAGATATCATGACTATATGTAGAAGCTTGACTCTCACCACTTTATTATTCCGTCCTTTGGGAGACACTTGTAGCTGGCATTCTAGCCATCTAGctttttcttgaaccagaaggtcCCTGAGGACTTGTCCCGGACGACTGGtgcactcctttttttttttttacatttttcCCGGTTGTAACTTTGGCTGCGGTACATCACTTTTTCTGATACGTAGGGACTTCTGAGGGACGTCATTGACTAAAATCTGATGGATTGAACAGGTGGCGGTAAGAAAGTAACGAGAGTGGAAATTACATTGGACGGTGGAGAAACGTGGTTGGTGTGCACCCTTGAGCATCCGGAAAAGCCCAACAAGTATGGTAAATTCTGGTGCTGGTGCTTCTGGTCGGTGGAAGTGGAGGTTCTCGACTTGCTTGGAGCCAAGGAAGTAGCTGTTCGGGCATGGGATGAGACCCTCAACACCCAACCAGAAAAGTTGATATGGAACGTCATGGTAACCGCGAAATCCAATCAGTTCCTctaacataaaatatataaataaatttatcttattctattagcttaagtttttgaatagcaaaatataaaatatataaataaatctacttcattctattagcttaagcttttataataAGTGGTGATTTCAGTGGAGATATAATGGTGGTGATGCAGGGCATGATGAACAACTGCTGGTTCAGGGTGAAGGTGAATTTATGCCGACCTCACAGGGGCGAGATCGGGCTCATGTTTGAGCACC
It encodes:
- the LOC103710540 gene encoding nitrate reductase [NADH]-like, giving the protein MAASVDNRQFDRLNPGSGLGNPVGAAANNFQNTHRSNSPVRGCSFPPLLPLPPAGDRHGRDKTYHDSSDDDDDDEEEGTDWKIVYGVGSSHLEVEPSINDPRDEATSDSWVERNPSLIRLTGKHPFNCEPPLARLMHHGFITPVPLHYVRNHGAVPRADWDAWTIDITGLVKRPTRLTMDELVRGFAPLEIPVTLVCAGNRRKEQNMLRQSVGFNWGPAAVSTSVWRGARLRDVLRRCGVMGRKDGAFHVCFEGAEDLPGGGGSKYGTSLRREVAMDPSRDIMLAYMQNGELLSPDHGFPLRVIIPGFIGGRMVKWLKRIIVTPQESDNYYHYRDNRVLPSHIDAEIANSEAWWYKPEYIINELNINSVITAPGHDEILPINSFTTQRPYTMKGYAYSGGGKKVTRVEITLDGGETWLVCTLEHPEKPNKYGKFWCWCFWSVEVEVLDLLGAKEVAVRAWDETLNTQPEKLIWNVMGMMNNCWFRVKVNLCRPHRGEIGLMFEHPTQPGNLSGGWMARQKHLETTDGGHSLKKSISTPFMNTSEKQYTMSEVRKHSSQDSAWIVVHGHVYDCTGFVKDHPGGADSILINAGTDCTEEFDAIHSDKAKAMLDTYRIGELIVTGYSSDNSVHGGSSLSNLATIGEASRNPTEALTNPREKVPCRLVSKTTISRDVRLFRFALPSSDQVLGLPIGKHIFLCATIDGKLCMRPYTPTSPVDEVGHFELLIKIYFKGENPKFPNGGLMSQHLESLPMGSILDIKGPLGHIEYAGRGHFLINGKPRFAARLAMIAGGTGITPVYQVIQAVLRDQPEDRTEMHLVYANRTEDDILLRDELDGWAREHPDQLKVWYVVGEAKRNEEWRYSTGFVTESILREHIPMGGSEDTLALACGPPPMIQFAVLPSLEKMNYDISSSCLLF